A single genomic interval of Vulpes vulpes isolate BD-2025 chromosome 3, VulVul3, whole genome shotgun sequence harbors:
- the B3GALT1 gene encoding beta-1,3-galactosyltransferase 1, protein MASKVSCLYVLTVVCWASALWYLSITRPTSSYTGSKPFSHLTVARKNFTFGNIRTRPINPHSFEFLINEPNKCEKSIPFLVILISTTHKEFDARQAIRETWGDENNFKGIKIATLFLLGKNADPVLNQMVEQESQIFHDIIVEDFIDSYHNLTLKTLMGMRWVATFCSKAKYVMKTDSDIFVNMDNLIYKLLKPSTKPRRRYFTGYVINGGPIRDVRSKWYMPRDLYPDSNYPPFCSGTGYIFSADVAELIYKTSLHTRLLHLEDVYVGLCLRKLGIHPFQNSGFNHWKMAYSLCRYRRVITVHQISPEEMHRIWNDMSSKKHLRC, encoded by the coding sequence ATGGCTTCAAAGGTCTCCTGTCTATATGTTTTGACAGTTGTGTGCTGGGCCAGCGCCCTCTGGTATCTGAGTATAACTCGTCCCACTTCCTCCTACACTGGCTCCAAGCCATTCAGCCACCTAACAGTTGCCAGGAAAAACTTCACCTTTGGCAACATAAGAACTCGACCTATAAACCCACATTCTTTTGAATTCCTCATAAATGAGCCCAACAAATGTGAGAAAAGCATTCCTTTCCTGGTTATCCTCATCAGCACCACCCACAAAGAATTCGATGCCCGCCAGGCAATCCGAGAGACGTGGGGGGACGAGAACAACTTCAAAGGTATCAAGATAGCCACTCTCTTCCTCCTGGGCAAGAACGCCGATCCCGTTCTGAATCAGATGGTGGAGCAGGAGAGCCAGATCTTCCACGACATTATCGTGGAGGACTTCATCGACTCCTACCATAACCTTACCCTCAAAACATTAATGGGAATGAGATGGGTGGCCACTTTTTGTTCAAAAGCCAAGTATGTCATGAAAACCGACAGTGACATCTTTGTCAACATGGACAACCTGATTTATAAGCTACTAAAACCCTCCACCAAGCCAAGAAGAAGGTATTTTACTGGCTATGTCATCAACGGAGGGCCGATCCGGGACGTCCGCAGTAAGTGGTACATGCCCAGGGATTTGTACCCTGACAGTAACTACCCACCGTTCTGTTCGGGGACTGGCTATATCTTTTCAGCTGATGTAGCCGAGCTCATCTATAAGACCTCACTCCATACAAGGCTGCTTCACCTTGAAGATGTATACGTGGGACTCTGTCTTCGAAAACTGGGCATACATCCTTTCCAGAACAGTGGCTTCAATCACTGGAAAATGGCCTACAGTTTGTGTAGGTATCGCCGAGTTATCACCGTGCATCAGATCTCTCCAGAAGAAATGCACAGAATCTGGAATGACATGTCAAGCAAGAAACATCTCAGATGTTAG